In Streptomyces sclerotialus, the DNA window CGGCTTTGGGACCGTGTACGCAAGGGGACCGGGGGAACTCGACAGCACCGCGCGGCAGTGGCCTGCGGCGCGGCGGGGCCCGGCGGCGACGGTCCACCGTCGAGCCACAGCGCGGCGGACTGCCCCGCGCCGGACCAGTCGAGGTGACCCTCATGACGACCACAGCCCAGCCTGCGACGACAGCCCAGCCCGTGCCGACCGGCCGGCCCCAGGCGGAGCCGCCACCCGCCGCCGCTCCCCCGACACCGCGCCAGATGCGCGCCCTGGGCGCCTTCGCGACCGGGGTGACGGTGGTGACCGGCCTGGACGGCGGCGAACCGGTCGGCTTCACCTGCCAGTCCTTCGCCTCGGTGTCCCTCGCTCCCCCACTGGTGCTGTTCTGCGCCGACCATCGAGGCCGCAGCTGGCCGCGGATCCGGGCCGCCGGCCGGTTCGCTGTCAACGTACTGAGCGAGGACCAGACGGAGCTGTCCGCACGCTTCGGGTCGCGCACGGGACGGAAGTACGAGGGGCTGGGCTGGGACCTGTCGCGGTGGGGCACACCGTCACTGCGCGGGGTACTGCTGCGCGTGCACGCCGAGGTCACCGACGTGCACGGCGCCGGCGACCACGACGTGGTGATCGGGCGGGTGCTCGCGCTGGAACCGGGCCGTGAGTCCCGCCCGCTGGTCTACCACCGCGGACAGTTCGTCAGAACCGCAGCCGTTCCGCCGGCTCCGGAGTGGCACCGCCCCCGGTGACGGGGCGACACCCCCGATCGGCGAGAGCCTGCGGGAGAGCGGGCGCGTCCGCCGCTCAGCAGACGGTCGCCGAGCCCTCCGGCTCCTGCCCCTCGGGGCCGGGCATGCGGGCCGCGATCACGGCGATGTCGTCGTTGCTGGACGCGGCGGGCTCCGCGACCAGGGCGCGGCAGAAGTCGTCCAGCGGCTCCGTGGCGAGCCTGGCGGCGTGCCGGCGCAGCCGTTCCAGTCCCTCGTCGATGTCCTCGTCGGCGCGTTCGATCAGGCCGTCCGTGTAGAGCAGGACGGTGCTGCGCGGCGGCAGCGGTTCCTTCGTGCTCGCCCGCTCCTGGTCGGGGGCGAGCCCGCCGAGCATGATGTCCTGGGCCGCGTCCAGGAACCGCGCCTCGCCCTCGGCCGTGACCAGGAGCGGCGGCGGATGTCCGGCGACGCTGAAGTGCAGCTGCCAGGGCCCGCCCTCCGGGCCCTCGATACGGGCGTACACACAGGTCGCGGTGCCCTCCTCGGTGCCGAGGATCTGGGTGCTCACGTCCAGCCTGCGCAGGATGTCGCCGGGCGGCTCCTGCCGGTCGACGACCAGGCCGCGCAGCATGTTGCGCATCTTGCTCATGGCCACGGCCGCGGTCAGGTCGTGGCCCGCGACGTCACCGATGATCAGGGTGGTGGCACCGTCGGGCAGCAGGAAGGAGTCGTACCAGTCGCCGCCGACCTCGTCCGCCATGGAGCTGGGCAGATAACGGGCGACGATCTCCAGGCCGTCGACCACGGGCGGGTCGGTGAGCAGGCTCCGCTGCAGGGCGAGGGCGATGCGCTGGGTGTGGCGCAGCTCCAGGCTGGTGCTGAAGACCGGCAGGGACTGGTCGAGCACGGCCCGGACCAGGCGAAGCTCGTCGCGGCTGAACCCCTCCCGGTCATGACAGGCGTAGACGGCGACCACCGCATGGACGCTGCCGGCCACCGTCACCGGGAACATGACCACGTCGTGGACGCCCACCGTCTCCGCCCACGGCGCGACACCCGGCGGCACCGCCTCGGGCGCCACGGGGCCGGGCCCGATCCTGCGGTGGACCGGGCGGCGCTCACGGATCGCCTGGTCGAAGGCCGACCCGGGCAGCACCCGTTCGGGGCCCAGCGGAGCCACGCCCGGCGACA includes these proteins:
- a CDS encoding flavin reductase family protein, which gives rise to MTTTAQPATTAQPVPTGRPQAEPPPAAAPPTPRQMRALGAFATGVTVVTGLDGGEPVGFTCQSFASVSLAPPLVLFCADHRGRSWPRIRAAGRFAVNVLSEDQTELSARFGSRTGRKYEGLGWDLSRWGTPSLRGVLLRVHAEVTDVHGAGDHDVVIGRVLALEPGRESRPLVYHRGQFVRTAAVPPAPEWHRPR
- a CDS encoding SpoIIE family protein phosphatase; its protein translation is MVTEQPHGAGAGDGADGPVGESSVVPALNVFDPAPVAVAVFQGPEHVLTYTNAVYRRLFGDRPLGVPARQALSDLQPQEHFTLLDRVYWTGEPVAVGSDRPVRLEDGRGEVHDRWFSLSLSRAVPAGRAGSREEAGVLLVAMEVTGEVTAKERARLLSEKRLRALHRYQSLVTAGAQKVWVTDRDGGLIEGSPAWERVTGMSWEQLRGHGWLDAAHPEDRPELAEAWWRAVREVPELFRHRFRLRHKDGCHRHCELRAVPIREGGRVVEWVGACADVEDQWLAERRKELLARASAAVTESARADHAFAAVGRVIVPELADACGVYLFPESEPGAEQESGVIHRISATIRDGLSPGVAPLGPERVLPGSAFDQAIRERRPVHRRIGPGPVAPEAVPPGVAPWAETVGVHDVVMFPVTVAGSVHAVVAVYACHDREGFSRDELRLVRAVLDQSLPVFSTSLELRHTQRIALALQRSLLTDPPVVDGLEIVARYLPSSMADEVGGDWYDSFLLPDGATTLIIGDVAGHDLTAAVAMSKMRNMLRGLVVDRQEPPGDILRRLDVSTQILGTEEGTATCVYARIEGPEGGPWQLHFSVAGHPPPLLVTAEGEARFLDAAQDIMLGGLAPDQERASTKEPLPPRSTVLLYTDGLIERADEDIDEGLERLRRHAARLATEPLDDFCRALVAEPAASSNDDIAVIAARMPGPEGQEPEGSATVC